The following DNA comes from Ochotona princeps isolate mOchPri1 chromosome 8, mOchPri1.hap1, whole genome shotgun sequence.
aagatttattttatttttattacaaagtcagatatactgagagaggagagacagaaaggaagtggagctgccaggattagaaccagcggccatatgggatcaaggcgaggaccttagccactaggccacgccgccaagcccatgACCACACTTTCTGCTCAGTGCTGTCCATGTACTAACATGGACTTTCCTACCCAGTCACCGGTTACACTGTATCTTCTTCCAACCCCACGCCACCCCCCCCCCTTGCAGTTGGGATGGGTCCATATGACTAAGTTCTGAAGTGCAAAACGACACTTCGGAGTGACACTGACATTGGCAGGCCCAGCCTCTCCGGCTCATGCTCTCTTCCACACCCACTAGGTCTCCCAAACTCCCCACAGTGATCACTGGGTCCTTGAACTGAAGAAACCACAGGATAGGAAAAGCCAAGGCCCGTGCAGAACTGAGTGGCCAGATACTGTCTCCCCTATCACAACTATAACTGAATGGCATGAAGCCATGCAGTGGGTTTGTACAGAGTTAAACCACTAAGATTCAGAGCCATTTACCACAAGAGCAAAAATTTCCTTTGCTAATGCATCCAGAGATGCACGGTGTGACTTTAGACAACAGGACGAGTCATCCAGAATGTCATCCCTTTACACAACGCTCCAGCTTCTAAGCAAGAGTGGGCAAAGTGTGTTTTTAAGcaacaaatattttcaatagacctttaaaaaaatacaagcataCAGCAGCACAGGAAAATGTGCTCAATATTATCAGTCAttcaggaaatgcaaatgaaaccacAGTAACATACCACTTCATACTcattaaaatggattaaaaaagaattaaaaataaaaagtaacaaatGTTGCCATGGATCTGGGGAAGTGAGATCCCTTGTAAATTGTTGGCTAAAATGGAAAATGGTTCACTTGCTATGGAAAACCAGCAGGCAGTTCCTCAAAGGATGAAGCCTACAACACTGTATGGCTAATAACTAAATATACAGGTATAAAACAATGGAACAATAAAGGAGGAGACAACTTTATAATACACTGATGAACATTTTAATCACCACAGGGAACCAAGCACATGCTTGTTTGTGGATGTTTATAACAGCACTGTTCCCAATAGCTGAAAGGCAGGCATAACCCAAAGTCCATAGGGATATGGATGAACAAGATGTGACATTTCCATACAATACAGCATTATTTAGCAATAGAGAGGAATGACAAACACATGGATCTAAAAACGCTATACTAAGTGAGAGAAACCATCCCCTAACAGGTTGTCATTTGAGATATCTAGAATAGGTAACTGTATAGAGACAAAATGATCAATAGTTAGTAACCAGGACTTTGGAGAGGGGGAGCAAGAAGTGGCTGCTTCATGGgcacaagaatttttaaaaatgtatttatttttattttaaagacagagttacgggggatggggacagagagagagagagagagagagagagagagagagagagagagatcttccatctctgggtcACTCCACAAACAGCTGCTCCTGGAGCTGCACTACTGCagcaaggccaagagccaggagcttcttccaagtctcccacatggctgtagggacccaagcacttggggcatcctccactgctttcccaggcacattatcagggagctagatcataagtggagcagccaggacttcaactggtGTCCCTTTGGGGTACTAGAGCCACTGGCAGGTGCTTAACCTGATATACTAAAGCAGAACCCTAGAGGTACAAGGATTTCTTTTGGGGAGCTCTAGGTGCCTTAGAGCTAGGTAGAGGTAGTGGCAGCATACATGGTGAGTGCACTAAATACCACTGGAATGGGCACCTTATAATGCTGACGCTGAGCTACGTgaacttcatcttttaaaaaaatttctatggTATGCTCGTCCCAGGGCTGTCTGCCCCATGTGTGGCCCAAGGACAGGGCTCAGGGAAGCTCTGACAGGGTATAAGACCAGTGTGTGCTTAGGATGCACTCCCACACTGATCTGGCTTCCCTATCAATGCTTTTAACTCTGCACCCAGGTCTGTGATGTCTGATGCCAGCAGTGGGCAGAGAAGCCGGGGCAGGAGTGGCATGGAAAGAAAATAAGACTTGGGTAGTGGAGGTGACTTGGGTAGTGGATACCcttacccaccccaccccctactGTCTGCTTTAGCCCTGGAGTGTCATACTTCGCCCTCTGGGATAAGCttggggctggcaatgtggcCACAGGACTGGCTACACAGTCTTCATCCTTGTTGATATTCACCACCTCCCTGGGGTCTCATGTCACagtcctgccccagctccctctgCCCCACAGACTGTTAAACCTCCAAGGTTACTACTCCCAGCTCTTGAACCTGCTTCCTTGCCAACTCTCTTTGTTGGCTCAAGCCGCTCCAACAGGGGCTGAGGTAACCCAGCAGGCAAGCCGGGGAAAGGGGGTGCAGAACACCACAGAGCAGGACTGGctaatgactaaaaaaaaaaaaaaaaaaaaccgtccGGAGGCAGGGTCAGGATCCACCCGCACTCCTGTGGGACCTTCAACATCCTTAGCCTCAGTTGTCACTTGCGGCCACCTCCCTTTCCCGAATACCTCCGAGGGCAGGAAGCAATCGAGCCGCGTGCACCTGCTGGGTGCAAGTCTGCGGCACCACCTCCTTCCCGGAAAGCAGAAGGTCCGAACTGTTCTTCTGAAACGCAAAAGAGAGAGGGTGAGGGCGGGGACCTCGAGCTCCACAACCCAGATTCCCGCCCCCCTGCCCGCCCCATGTCCGCCTGGCTCCACTACCCTGTCAGCCCAGTCCCTGGCTCAGCCCGGGTACCGGGTACCCGCCCACCTCACCCCCGGCTGTCTCCCCGGAGCCCAGTGGGGACCAGGTGTCTCCGGAGCGCCAGGATGCAGCCGTGGCTCTGTCTCCTCCTGGTCGCGCAGCTTCTAGGTAAGACAGGGAGACCGGGCGGTGCAGGGCCCTGTGTTTGACACCCGCCGGGAGAAGCGAAGGTCAGTGCTAGCAAGACGGGCGAGGGACCTGAGGGCCCCCGACCTCAGTAACCCAGGATCTGTGGAGCCAGAGGCTAGGGCCGCCgatgcagagagagggagcaggagagaggaaaacagaTAAGAGAAGGAAGACCCCAAAGGCCCAAGATCCGCACAAGGAATTGACTCCAGGAAGGTGCCAGCACCCAGTCTGGTCCTCTTGCCGAACGCTTCTGGCTAAGTGTCGTGTGTGGGCACAAGTctcatttgggggggggggagtttggTTAACATAAGCTGGCAGGCACGACTGCCACCAGGTCCCAGACAGCACTGGCAACCCATCTCTTCTTTGACTCACTGATACAACCACGGTCCCCACAGTAGGAGCATCTGTGTAGAGTGGTTCCCATGACACATGCCTTAAGAGTAGAACATTGAACTTGCGTATTGAGGCAAGAGTCCAGGGTGTCCTTCTGACTACCTTTTGGAAGAACCCCCTCCGCCCATAGCACCCTAAGCTGCCCACTAACCTGCGGTTGCTTTGCTGTTATGTCCCCTCAACCCCAAAGCCCCAaattgcagctcctggctctgacctggtgAGCTTACCAAGCTCATCAATAGAAACAGGTGTAGGCCACTTGAAGCTACTCCACCTCACATAGGGCCTTCTGGAAACAGCAAGACACTCAGAACAGAGCGGCTCAGTGGGGTTATTGCTGGGATGATGCTCCGTGGAGTCACTCTGGCCTCCTCTCTGGAGGGTTCAGGGCATCAGGGTATTTGCTACTTGCTGTGTGCTTTTGAGCCTGTAATCTCAGTGTCTCAGAGAGCTCCTGATGCATCACCTTAGGGGCTCAAGGCTCAAGTTCGAAGGTCCCATGACTGGCCGTGAAGCTCCATGCACAGAGGCCATATAAACTTGAGTACTTACTTTCCCTCCCTGAGCTTTTGCCTCGTAGTGCATCCAATGAGTGCGAGATGGCTTCTGTCCTACAGGCTTAGTGAGGACCAAGTGAGATGAGGTATGTGCTGTGGCCTGGAGCAGCTCAGCACTTAGTAGTGACAACCATTCTTAACTCCCCTGAGGAGGCGGGGACCCTCAAAATGGAAAAGCTTGGCTCCATGGAAAAGTAAGGTTGGTATTTGGGGGAACAGAGAGAAGGCCCAGCAACCAGTTGGGGCTTTGCTGCATTTTATTCTCCATGCAAGCGAAAGTTTAGAGTGGTGTTGGAGAGGGATCAAGTTCAAATTTGTTCCATCAGGAAGCAGTGGGGACTAGGGAGCCAGGTAGGATTGTGAACACAAGCTCCTAATTCGGGTAGCCAGCTCCTCCTGGGCatgccctctctgtctctctctctctgtgtctctctgtctctctgtttctctctctcacacacacagccctcctcTGCCTACCCAGGTCTATGTCCTTTCTGCTTTGTGGTTCCTGTCTTGGTCTGCAGGGTCTCTGCTCCCGGGTCCGATGGGGTTTGTCGGAGTCTCGGTAGCCCTGACCTTGGCCATGAAGGAGACCAGTTTGGCTTCATTTCTAAGATTTTGTTTACTTCCAGGAACAGTACTGAATTGAGAGAGGACTTTACAGTTGAAAAGTAATGTCTTagacatctttctgtctttttaaagggTTTATGTGTTGATCGAAGAtgcatgtattaatttattttgaaagtcagagttacagagagaaagggagaaagacagggagatctttcatctgctggttcagatggccacagcagccaagactaaagccagaaacaagaggcttcatccagctctcccatgttggtggcagtggttcaatcacttgagccattctctgccacTTTTCCCAAGCAGatgttggatcaaaagtggtgtCCTGGAATACGAATTGGCacactgtgggatgctggcctctcaTGGCGCAGTTTTACACACTACACTGCAACAATGGCacaagatttgctttatttgaaaggcagttacaaagataGAAATAGAGCTAGAGATAGACATAGGCataaggagagggaaggggaagaaagagacagagcatgCAAgaggagagagtttccatcttctggttcattttgggccagatcaaagccaggagcctgaaactccatctgagtctcccatgtgggtgcaggggcccaagcactcgggccatcctctgctgctttcccaaggacattaacagagagctggataggaagtggagcagctgggcctcgaACTGGTGATCCTAGCAGATGCCGGCATTCCAGGCAGCAGGAGAACCCACCACTGTAGCACAACACTTACCTCCCATTTCTGTCTTTCTAATCCTCTACACCAAGGTGGAGGCTCGGTGACCTGCGTGAGGTCCCACAGCTGGTACTAGGCAGAGGCTGTGTTCAAGGCCAGTCTGCCAGCCCTCCTCTAGTTCTCCGCCAACAAGTGCCTGTCTTCCAGGTGCTTTCCTTCAAAAGTTAACATGTATTTCCCATCCCTGGGGAATGGGGTCCAGTGACTGATCACTGGGCTGAAGAGTGATGAAGTGTGATTGTGTCCACCAGGGGATGGTGAGCTCCTTCTATTCTTGGTCCGGGAATGGTGGTGGGTCCTCTATAAGGGTGACCAAATGGGCCATCTCCCTGTTTGCCTGGGCCTCCGTTAGCATCATACAGCTATGGAAAATCTTTACACAGTGTGGTCCTGGGCAAGGTAAAAGGCAACCAGCTTTGGCTTCAAGCTTTAAATGCACACATTTCAATCCTGGGCCTCTCACTATCTGAAGGTGAAATTCTAACAAGTGATTAGATACCTCAGTTGCCTTACAATGTAGTGGGGACAAAGACCCTGAAGCCAAGCTCTAGTGTTGCAGTGTGTTAAGTTGGCTAGAACCCGGAACACCCAAATCCCAGATCAGagtacctgtttgagtcccagctgctctgcttccagtacagctccctgctaatgcgccttggaaggcagtgggcgATGGCTTggtacttggacccttgccacccaaagCAGAGATCTAGATGGAATTCCACCTCCTGacattggcttggctcagccttgaATTTTTGCGATCATTTGGGGACTGGACCAACAGAAGCTGTTTCTttaatctctcttctctctttctctctctcactttgcctataaataaataaataaataaataaataaataaataaataaataaataaatacatatattattttaaaaatcctgatGCCAGGGGTAGGTGTTTGGCCTGGTGATTAAGATGCCAATCTTAATCTGGTGGGGTAGCAGATTAAATCTCTGCTTATGACACTGGCGtctcatatcagagcaccagttcaagtcctgactgctcctttctgagccagctccttacgaatgtacctgggaaagcagcaggagaggatccaagtgcttaggaccctgaCACTcctttaggagacccagaagcagttcccaGCTCtccgtctggcccagccccagctagtaTCAGCGtttaggaagcaaaccagcagatggaaattctgttCCATCTGTTTGTATCTTTGCATCTCTGATATAAtatcaaaaataagataaaatttaattttttgattctTAAGCCAGTGTGAGATGTGGTTGAAGTAATCTCTGTAATCAGCAAATGACAGCCGTCTCTCCTGTCTGGTTGATAAAGCCGTTGCCTTTGATCTCCTGGCAGATGAGAGGGACAGGAgccctgaatccaggagccagcatctgGGTTTGGCACCATCCCTGGACCTGGTCACTGGGTGTGCTCCGGCATGGTTTCTCCCTGGGTGCTTGATTCAGCGAGGCTTCGAGAGTCTGTAAGTGTGGCCAGGCCACTGTGCTGATGCTCTGTCTTTCTGCATCCCCACAGTTGTCCACAGCAGCAcagtcctccagcagagccccagtgccagcatggTTCAGACCCACGGAATGGTGACGATGCAGTGCCACTCGTCCAACATGCCCATCCACTGGCTGAGACAGCGGCAGGCCCCAAGCGAGGACAGTCACCTTGAGTTCCTGGCCTCCTGGAATCCCCAGAAAGGGGTTATTCTTGGCACAGGGATAGAACCGGATAAGCTAACTGTGTGGTGGAAGATGGACCGGTGTATCCTCAATCTCACAAGCGTGAAGCCTGTGGACAGTGGCATCTACTTCTGCATGACCGTCGGGTCTCCCAGGCTGACCTTCGGGAAGGGGACTCAGCTGACCGTGGGTAAGAATCGGGCCTGAGGATGCAGTGAGAGTTGAGCTCTTACTCTGTGACAgctcctgccctgctcccagcaaGCCCCACGCTGCTGCCTTGACCTTTAGCACTGCTGTCAATTGTATCCAAAGAGGTGTGTGAGATTGCCTGCAGGTGGTTTTGCATGTTTATCTCACTAAAACTGCTGCCCACCAGAGTAGATGGTGTATGATGATTCCTATTTTAGAAGAGACTCAGAGGAGGTAAAAAAACAGAAAGGGGGGATGGTTATTGGAGGAGAGTTCAAGCTAGAGATGAGCAAAGGTAGTGCTGGCCCTTGGGTCGCATCAGGGCCACTGGAGGTCACGGCTGCCTTGGGCGGAGCCCCCCACCTGACAGTGGTTTCAGAAATCTCTAGAGTGTGCATGCAGGGAAAGGGCCTGGAGCTCAAGCCCAACCTCTGCCCTGAGGTTCAGGGAGGGCCTTGGTTTTCTTTGCATCAGGGCGCTAGCCATAGATATAATCTTCAATGTCCTAGTAGCTATGTTctaagaaaggaggaaaggagcaAGTGAAATGAATTTGTGCAATACATTTTCTACATTTCAATGTGTGATCCACATGGAGGTCATTACTGGTGTACTGATCTCGCCTTCTTGGACTGAGAGCCAGTTGTTTGCGGTGTCATGGGTCATGCTAGCAATGGCAGGGAACTCACAGGTCCCCCGGCTGGCTATAGCCCCTTGCCTGGTTTACCGTCCAGCCCGGGCCAGCTGCCTGCaggcctctctctctgctccccaggAATTAGGCCACTCAGCAAGCAGAGGTGCTTCAGCACTGGTAGGaagaaaaatccagagccaggtgTGTCATCAGCCTGGGCCTTATGCtggaaggtggcaggtgggaCTGGGTCCtgacaagaagcagagagagcgcGTGCTATTTGTACTGATTCATGCTTTGGGATTTCGGTTTGCATTCTTGCTCTTGTCACACCTGTGAACTTGGGGTCTGAGAACAGTGGATGGTAATATGCACACAGCTGGTTTTTTTCAACTGCATAGCACCATCTCTTCCATCTGCACCACCAcccactccttcctggtgtcCATGTTTCCAAACCCCACATGTACGCAGCACCCCCAGATGGGGCAGcgttccaattctttctcctctGAGGGTGGGGTATTCAGAGCCAGAACCCACTAGTCTAGCCAGAAGGTCCCTgcatttaaaatgttgatttctttattttccatttgagagagagaatataaatatccatctactggtttgttccccaaatgcgcacaaccagagctgaaccaggctgaagacagaagcctgcATCTCAATGTAGATCTACCatggggtggcagaaacccaaatattggagctgtcatctgcttggggtatacattagcaggaaactgggatcaaaagtggagccaggactcgatcTCAGAATTGTGCTCAGAGAaacaatgcaggcatcccacttGGGGTTCTTGTTGCCATACCAATTGCCCACTGCAGGTCACTGAGTGTTAAGGGGAGGACACACAGATGGCACAGGAAGGGGTTTGGAGAAAAGACAGGGCCTTTTTCAGGTCCCATGGACACAGCATGGACTCAGAACCCCCGTCCCTTTAAAGCAGAGCAGAGATGAAGAGATTAACCTGGGGTGTCAGGAATCCAGTGGGGCTGGCTCTGGACaagaagaaattaaacaaaacaagcCCTTCTTGCCTCCCCCATCAGACCCAGGCCTCTGCACCCTGCCAAGGCATTGCGAGTTTGTAAACTGGTGTCCCTCCAGACTTACCTCCCACCCAACTGAAAGACCCCCTGGGTCCTTGagtaagaaaaaaagtgaaaaggaagATTTCTGACTGGGATAGGGCAGGGGGACTAATAGAGGTGATCCCCCAATCCCCAAGAGGGACCCCAAGTTCAGCAAAGGGCcagactcctggttcccagggctGCTTGCCACCTGCTGTCATTATCCTAGGACTGTACTGACCCAGGGCCCTGGTTGATCCAGTGTTTCACTTCCTGGCAGAAAACATCTGTCCCCCAGGCAGTGTGACTTCACAACAGCATCGCTTCTAGAAACCCAAGTTTTTTGGTTCAGAATCTGACTCTGCTGTTCAACAGCCATCTCGCTTGGGGCAAGTTATCTCAGTTCTCCGAGGCCAGGCCTCCTCAGGAGTCATTGCAGTTTTTCAGTGCTTTCTAGAAATGTCACAAAGCAGGCACAGCAGGTGGTGCTCAGAGAGGTAAGGTCCCAAGGGTCCACATGTACGTGGAAGAGGCCAGGCCTAAAACAATCCTTGTGTTGCCCACCCCTTCTTGTGGAAGTTCATACCAGTCACTGCCCCAGGTCCTGTCCTTATCCATAATTCTGCAGAAAATCCTCtcagggaagagctctctctccccctcacagAGGCCGGGCTCTGCAGCACTCAGCCCTCAGCTGGCTCTCCACATGTGCACATGTCTTCCTCTGCTCTGGGAAGACATCCCATCCTCCCATTGCCCAGTGTAGAACCCAAAGTTAGCCGGAGAGAGAGGAGTGGcccacccaggagccaggagaaaggCAGGGGTCTCAGCTTAGTGCCTACATTTCAGGGCCCCGGCAGTCAGTTCTTCACTGTCTCTGGAACTCAAAGTCCCTCTTAGCTCCCTTTTACAAGATTTCTCATAAAGGCAGTTGGTATGGTCTTTTGTAGGCATAAAGGGTACCCACCTCCTCTCTGGGatcttcttccacctgctgagggGTTGCAAGGTTGGCTGAGGGCTTGGGATCAGAGTGGCTTCAGCTTGTGGGGGCATCTTCAGCCAGAGGGAGCTACGCTTATTGCACACTTTGCTGGACACACTATCCCATTtaattctcacacacacatcctgggaaTGAGGGGGAAGTCATCTTTATTTCAGCAGGTAGGGAAGCAAAGGCCAAGTGTGATGATTAGCCCCAGTCACACTGTAAGTGGCTAATTGGGCAGATGGGCTCTGGtcagggctgctggctcccaAGATGTTCTTTCAGTGGAACATCAAGCTGACCCCATCCTTAGGTCACATCAGAGAGCTGAGGAAGATCAGAAATTCTCCCACTCTGTGACTTTCAAGCAGTGCAGCTGTAAAGTCAGCAGTGCCTGGCTGTAAGATGCACCGTTCTGGGTTGGTCTCTGAGTCTGCTGCTGCTCACCTGACTGAGGGCTGcgttctgctttctctctgtagttGACATGCTTCCCACCACTGCTCAGCCCACCAAGAAGTCCACTCCCAAGAAGAGAGTGTGCCGGATCCCCAAGCCAGTGATCCAGAAGGGTGAGTTCTCTTGTTCCCCTGTTCCCCCAGGTGCAAGACAAACACCttccccctgcctccccacccactcttccttccttccactagCATTTGCCAAGTGTTGGCCCCATAGCCTATTTCTGCAACCCGAGCTGGGGCCAGAAGAGCCACGGAGCAGGCTGGCTGTTTGTGGTCTAGGGGGTAAGAGACTTGCAACTCCTCACAAGAGCAGGGTTAGTGGACACCACGGTCGCCCAACATTCACACACAAACATTCATAGCTGTGGTAGTCGTGGTTGCCAGAGCCTAGAGGAATGGGGACGGGAGTGGGGAGTGACTCCTAACATATACAGGGGTTATTTGCGTAGGGAAGGGTGGACATGGTCTATAGTCAGATTTGGTGATGCTTGCACAACCCCTTTCATGCACTAATCACTAATGtgcctttttaaatttatgttcatttagttgaaagacaaacgttctccaaatgcctgagggctggcaggaagctagaaggagaagctggagccagccctcaaacacaggcactctgaGGTTGGACATTGGAGTCTTTAATGGTGCCTTAGCTACTAAACCACACGTCCACCCCAAGTGGGGCATTCTAATCAGGTGGACTCTATGATGTGTAAGTTACATTTCAACAAAACTGTGAAGCAAGGAAAACATGTACAATGACCAGCACATTGAATTGCTCTGGTTTTGATAACCAATTGAAGTGCTCTCACAGACTAGGGACT
Coding sequences within:
- the CD8B gene encoding T-cell surface glycoprotein CD8 beta chain; this encodes MSAWLHYPVSPVPGSARVPGTRPPHPRLSPRSPVGTRCLRSARMQPWLCLLLVAQLLVVHSSTVLQQSPSASMVQTHGMVTMQCHSSNMPIHWLRQRQAPSEDSHLEFLASWNPQKGVILGTGIEPDKLTVWWKMDRCILNLTSVKPVDSGIYFCMTVGSPRLTFGKGTQLTVVDMLPTTAQPTKKSTPKKRVCRIPKPVIQKGLPCGPLILGLLVAGVLLLLLSLSVALHRHCLQRRAQLHFMKQFYK